The following are encoded in a window of Ictalurus punctatus breed USDA103 chromosome 13, Coco_2.0, whole genome shotgun sequence genomic DNA:
- the LOC128634482 gene encoding carbonic anhydrase 6-like: MYPWLLPMTRQHMLFLVSSLKQPMTVANQRAGRTSPHSYQTFLKKGDLLDIMNQLTVDSLLEGVDRTKYYRYLGSLTTPACNEIVVWTVFKDPVKVSKDLIDLFSNTVHIDTTADPFINNNYRILQSLNGRVVTSQPTSSANTTSSASTHHHTLSISTALLYYVFFLVFVVPVYQDSSVIIRVFV, from the exons ATGTATCCGTGGCTGCTGCCAATGACTCGACAGCATATGCTGTTCTTGGTTTCTTCATTGAA GCAACCAATGACAGTAGCAAACCAGAGAGCTGGAAGAACCTCACCTCATTCTtatcaaacatttctaaaaaaag gTGACTTACTGGACATTATGAATCAACTTACTGTAGATAGTCTGCTTGAAGGAGTGGACCGGACTAAATATTACCGTTACCTTGGCTCTCTGACTACACCAGCATGTAATGAAATTGTGGTATGGACTGTATTCAAAGACCCAGTCAAAGTCAGCAAAGATTTG ATTGATCTTTTCAGCAACACAGTGCACATCGATACAACTGCCGATCCTTTCATCAACAACAACTACAGAATACTTCAGTCTCTAAATGGCAGGGTTGTGACATCCCAACCAACTTCATCAGCAAACACAACTTCATCAGCAAGCACACATCATCACACTCTGTCCATCAGCACAGCGCTCCTCtactatgtattttttttggtgtttgtaGTCCCTGTCTACCAAGACAGCAGTGTGATAATCAGAGTGTTTGTTTAG
- the LOC108274042 gene encoding carbonic anhydrase 4: protein MDVQLVPFFIVCLLSTVYSEGSVEFCYNSPGCNATTWPTIAPLYCNGTRQSPINIVTADVKADNNLTAFSFTGFNDSSTFINIQNTGKSVKIHLDDQKMSVSGGGLQNKYKSKEFHIHWGNGSSFSGSEHTVDGKQYAMEMHIVNLRADVSVAAANDSTAYAVLGFFIEATNDSGKPESWKNLTSFLSNIPKKGDLLDIMNQLTVDSLLEGVDRTKYYRYLGSLTTPACNEIVVWTVFKDPVKVSKDLIDLFSNTVHIDTTADPFITNNYRILQALNGRVVTSQPTSSANTTSSASTLHHTLSISTALLYCVFFWCL from the exons ATGGATGTACAGCTCGTGCCATTTTTCATCGTCTGTCTGCTTTCCACTGTTTATAGTGAAGGCTCAGTAG AGTTCTGCTATAACTCGCCAGGATGCA ATGCAACCACATGGCCTACTATAGCACCACTCTATTGCAATGGCACTCGTCAATCTCCTATCAATATTGTGACTGCTGATGTGAAGGCTGATAATAACCTGACAGCTTTCAGCTTCACTGGCTTTAATGACAGCTCCACCTTCATAAACATTCAAAACACTGGAAAGTCAG TCAAAATCCATCTTGATGATCAAAAGATGAGCGTGTCAGGAGGAGGCCTTCAGAACAAGTACAAGTCCAAAGAGTTCCACATTCACTGGGGCAACGGCTCCTCTTTCAGTGGATCTGAACACACTGTGGATGGCAAACAATATGCAATGGAG atGCACATAGTAAATCTTAGGGCTGATGTATCCGTGGCTGCTGCCAATGACTCAACAGCATATGCTGTTCTTGGTTTCTTCATTGAA GCAACCAATGACAGTGGCAAACCAGAGAGCTGGAAGAACCTCACCTCATTCTTATCAAACATTCCTAAAAAAG gTGACTTACTGGACATTATGAATCAACTTACTGTAGATAGTCTGCTTGAAGGAGTGGACCGGACTAAATATTACCGTTACCTTGGCTCTCTGACTACACCAGCATGTAATGAAATTGTGGTATGGACTGTATTCAAAGACCCAGTCAAAGTCAGCAAAGATTTG ATTGATCTTTTCAGCAACACAGTGCACATCGATACAACTGCCGATCCTTTCATCACCAACAACTACAGAATACTTCAGGCTCTAAATGGCAGGGTTGTGACATCCCAACCAACTTCATCAGCAAACACAACTTCATCAGCAAGCACACTTCATCACACTCTGTCCATCAGCACAGCGCTCCTCTACTGTGTATTTTTTTGGTGTTTGTAG